A stretch of the SAR202 cluster bacterium genome encodes the following:
- the purD gene encoding phosphoribosylamine--glycine ligase translates to MKVLVIGSGAREHALAWKLSKSPKITRVFVAPGNGGTDSFAVNLPISADDINTLFLLATRYNIDLTVVGPETPLAQGIVDRFEQAGLAIWGPTRDAARIESSKAFARELMTSKNIPSPDYKIFKSYSDGYQFLSKHEGPVVIKADGLAAGKGVMVCRDREAAINALYDCMEDRVFGAAGTTVVVEEFLEGQEVSVFAFSDGQHISSLVAACDYKRLLDGNRGPNTGGMGSFTPTDFWTPEFKKQVCKEIIEPAIKGLAESGSPYKGVLYAGLMVTPSGPKVLEYNCRLGDPETQVLMPLLKNDLVDVISATLDGKLHKKKLEWEQRSCVGVVLTSRGYPGEYRRGIEITGLRSLDKEVFAFHAGTTKPKGDHTRVVTSGGRVLTIVSAGETITEARDKVYDNVRRVDFKGCHYRKDIAMSPDDQPVTKGQKTS, encoded by the coding sequence ATGAAAGTACTGGTTATAGGTTCGGGCGCTCGCGAGCACGCCCTGGCGTGGAAGCTGAGCAAAAGCCCCAAGATTACGCGGGTATTCGTGGCCCCGGGCAACGGCGGCACCGACTCCTTTGCCGTCAACCTCCCCATATCTGCCGACGACATCAACACTCTCTTCTTACTGGCCACTCGATATAACATAGACCTGACTGTGGTGGGGCCGGAGACGCCGCTGGCCCAGGGCATCGTCGACCGGTTCGAGCAGGCAGGGCTGGCAATATGGGGGCCGACGCGGGACGCGGCGCGCATCGAAAGCAGCAAAGCCTTCGCCCGCGAGCTTATGACCTCTAAAAACATACCGTCGCCAGACTACAAGATATTTAAGAGCTACTCGGACGGCTACCAGTTCCTGTCTAAGCATGAAGGACCGGTGGTGATTAAAGCCGATGGCCTGGCCGCGGGGAAGGGTGTCATGGTGTGCCGTGACCGCGAAGCCGCCATCAACGCCCTTTACGACTGCATGGAGGACCGTGTCTTCGGCGCGGCGGGGACAACGGTGGTGGTGGAGGAGTTTCTGGAGGGGCAGGAGGTCAGCGTTTTCGCCTTTTCCGACGGGCAGCACATCTCGTCCCTGGTGGCCGCCTGCGACTACAAACGACTGCTGGACGGCAATCGTGGGCCGAATACCGGCGGCATGGGCAGCTTCACTCCTACCGATTTCTGGACGCCGGAGTTCAAGAAGCAGGTGTGTAAGGAGATCATCGAACCGGCGATAAAGGGGCTGGCGGAATCCGGCTCGCCATATAAGGGCGTCTTGTATGCGGGGCTTATGGTGACTCCTTCCGGCCCCAAGGTCCTGGAGTACAACTGCCGTCTGGGAGATCCCGAGACCCAGGTGCTGATGCCGCTGCTCAAAAACGACCTGGTGGATGTCATCTCCGCCACTCTGGACGGCAAGCTGCACAAGAAAAAGTTGGAGTGGGAGCAGAGGTCCTGCGTGGGCGTGGTGCTGACTTCCAGGGGGTATCCTGGCGAGTACAGGCGCGGCATTGAGATAACCGGGCTTAGGAGTTTAGATAAGGAAGTGTTTGCCTTTCACGCCGGCACCACCAAACCCAAGGGAGACCACACTCGCGTTGTCACCAGCGGAGGCCGGGTGCTGACCATTGTCAGCGCCGGCGAGACAATAACCGAGGCGCGGGACAAGGTTTACGATAACGTGCGCCGCGTGGACTTCAAGGGCTGCCACTATAGAAAAGACATCGCTATGTCACCGGACGACCAGCCGGTCACGAAAGGCCAGAAGACCTCCTGA
- the guaA gene encoding glutamine-hydrolyzing GMP synthase: protein MVTEQPSPSRRVATSEHLEVSTYLEIAKENKGHGMERKAHPKQVTEAVLIVDFGSQYSHLIARRVRELRVYSEVIPHDSTWEQVAGLNPKGVILSGGPSSVYDEGAPTAPTWVYQKNLPILGICYGMQVLAHQLGGKVAPSRKREFGHAVLHQNVTTSPLFADLEPSMPVWMSHGDQILELPPGFKALGYTDNSPIAVMGSDGRMFGLQFHPEVAHTPQGKAILRNFLYTICGCEGAWTPENVVTNAIRSIKEQVGDGRVICALSGGVDSAVTASLVHQAIGDQLTCIFVNNGLLRREEPERVLNTFKHSLKMNLKYIDASDRFLNRLKGVIDPEEKRKGIGEEFIRVFEKAAAELGHTDYLAQGTLYPDVIESKTSETKASAKIKTHHNVGGLPKVMKLKLVEPLRMLFKDEIRGVGEALGLPESIVYRQPFPGPGLAIRVLGEVTKEKLDILRACDWVVIDEIKAANLYRQLWQTFAVLTEARSVGVMGDYRTYNHVVAIRAVTSEDAMTADWARLPYEVLARISNRIVNEVPEVNRVVFDITSKPPGTIEWE from the coding sequence ATGGTAACGGAGCAGCCTTCCCCCAGCCGCCGCGTAGCCACCAGCGAACACCTGGAGGTATCTACCTATCTGGAGATCGCCAAGGAAAATAAGGGCCACGGCATGGAACGCAAAGCGCATCCCAAGCAGGTCACCGAAGCGGTCCTCATCGTCGATTTCGGCTCCCAGTACAGCCACCTCATAGCCCGCCGCGTTCGCGAGCTGCGCGTCTATAGCGAGGTTATTCCCCACGACTCGACATGGGAGCAAGTAGCAGGCCTCAATCCCAAAGGCGTCATCCTGTCCGGCGGTCCCTCCAGCGTCTATGACGAAGGCGCGCCCACAGCCCCCACCTGGGTATATCAAAAGAACCTGCCTATTCTCGGCATCTGCTATGGCATGCAGGTACTGGCCCACCAGTTGGGCGGCAAGGTAGCCCCCAGCCGCAAACGCGAGTTCGGCCACGCCGTCCTGCACCAAAACGTCACCACTTCGCCATTGTTCGCTGACCTGGAGCCTTCTATGCCGGTGTGGATGAGCCACGGCGACCAGATACTGGAGCTGCCGCCCGGATTCAAGGCCCTGGGCTATACCGACAATTCCCCCATCGCGGTCATGGGCAGCGACGGACGCATGTTCGGCCTCCAATTCCACCCGGAGGTGGCCCACACGCCCCAGGGCAAGGCGATACTGCGCAATTTCCTTTACACCATCTGCGGCTGCGAAGGCGCCTGGACGCCTGAGAATGTGGTCACCAACGCTATCAGGTCGATCAAGGAACAGGTTGGTGACGGGCGCGTCATCTGCGCCCTGTCGGGCGGCGTGGACTCAGCGGTGACGGCCAGCCTGGTGCATCAGGCCATCGGCGACCAGCTTACCTGCATCTTCGTCAACAACGGACTGCTGCGGCGCGAAGAGCCTGAGCGAGTGCTGAACACCTTCAAGCACAGCCTCAAGATGAACCTCAAGTACATCGACGCCTCAGACCGGTTCCTGAACCGCCTCAAGGGAGTCATTGACCCGGAGGAGAAGCGGAAGGGCATCGGCGAAGAGTTTATCCGCGTATTCGAGAAGGCCGCCGCCGAGCTAGGCCACACCGACTACCTGGCCCAGGGCACCCTTTACCCCGACGTCATCGAAAGCAAGACATCGGAGACCAAGGCCTCCGCCAAGATTAAGACCCACCACAACGTCGGCGGACTGCCCAAGGTAATGAAGCTAAAGCTGGTAGAGCCCCTGCGCATGTTGTTCAAGGATGAGATTCGAGGCGTAGGCGAAGCGCTAGGTTTGCCCGAGTCGATAGTCTACCGCCAGCCTTTCCCCGGCCCCGGCCTGGCGATTCGCGTCCTGGGCGAGGTCACAAAGGAAAAGTTGGACATCCTTCGCGCCTGCGACTGGGTGGTCATCGACGAGATCAAGGCAGCCAACCTCTACCGGCAGCTATGGCAGACTTTCGCCGTTCTAACCGAAGCCCGCAGCGTGGGCGTCATGGGCGACTATAGGACCTACAACCACGTCGTGGCTATTAGAGCGGTGACCAGCGAAGACGCCATGACCGCCGACTGGGCCCGCCTGCCCTATGAAGTCCTGGCGCGAATATCCAATCGCATCGTCAACGAAGTGCCGGAGGTCAATAGGGTGGTCTTCGACATCACCAGCAAGCCCCCGGGCACCATAGAGTGGGAGTGA
- a CDS encoding threonylcarbamoyl-AMP synthase — MVCNGGPSHDRWACYVPQISTYVILSQAQGTLGKRNCAVMILPYIEESIVETVKILRRDGVIAYPTDTLYGLGGNPLSPKAVTRIFAIKGRDASKGLPLLLANVEDLRKVARALPDLAGVLAQAFWPGPLTLIVKKTRVIPDTVTGGADTVAVRLPAHPVPRALALDLGFPIIGTSANISGGPDPVSAEDVRRELGPRVDAIIDGGPTARGVASTIVDVSGGKPRIARLGALSADDIEKVCGIAVERP, encoded by the coding sequence ATGGTTTGTAATGGTGGACCGAGCCACGACCGGTGGGCTTGTTATGTACCACAGATTAGCACCTATGTTATACTCAGTCAAGCGCAGGGCACGTTAGGAAAGCGTAACTGCGCCGTCATGATTTTGCCATATATCGAAGAATCAATAGTCGAAACCGTAAAAATATTGCGCCGTGACGGCGTTATCGCCTACCCCACCGATACCCTTTACGGCCTGGGCGGGAACCCCCTATCACCAAAGGCGGTCACGCGTATTTTCGCGATTAAGGGCCGCGACGCCTCCAAGGGCCTCCCTTTGCTGCTAGCCAACGTCGAAGACTTGCGAAAAGTTGCCCGCGCGCTGCCTGATCTGGCCGGCGTCCTGGCCCAAGCCTTCTGGCCCGGGCCTCTCACTCTTATCGTGAAAAAGACCAGGGTGATTCCCGACACCGTCACCGGCGGCGCCGACACCGTCGCGGTGCGCCTCCCGGCCCATCCCGTGCCCCGCGCTCTGGCCCTCGACTTGGGCTTCCCTATCATCGGCACCAGCGCCAACATCAGCGGCGGCCCCGACCCAGTCTCCGCCGAGGACGTGCGCCGTGAACTGGGGCCTCGGGTCGACGCCATAATCGACGGCGGCCCCACGGCTCGCGGCGTCGCTTCCACTATTGTGGACGTGTCCGGCGGCAAGCCCAGGATAGCGCGGCTGGGCGCTCTGAGCGCCGACGATATTGAGAAGGTATGCGGAATCGCGGTGGAGCGGCCGTAG